In Fibrobacter sp., the sequence CCAGCCGTAAAGAACCACCATCCCACAAAGTAAATGAAGAAGGTGTATAGGGCAATCTGTCGTGGCGTGTAAGGTCCGCAAAGCCTCAGGTGCAACAAGGTCAGGGCTATGCCGCAGAAGAACGGGAACAGGAAACAACCCACCAGGTACAAGTCCTTGTAGACTTCCCACAAGTAGTTCACCGTATTGAAACCGCCCACCTTCTGGATTCGGTCATTAAAAGCGTTGTCCCACCTTAGGCTATTCTTGAAGCTTCCGCTGACCCGGAAGAACTCAAATACACCGCTAAAAAAATCAATACCGTAAGTATGGGGATGGATTTCCCTGTCGTTCGGCGAGTTCAATGCATAGTCCAGGTTCCAGTAGTTGTTGGCCACGTACATGTAGGGCAGCTTCATCACCACATCCATAGCCTTGCCCTTCACATCGCTGCCGCCGTACTGGGCTCGCACACTACTGATTCCCACAAAACCGCCAATGGCAAGAATCAACACGAAGCTTATAACGAAAGGCGAAATCCTCTTGAACAAATAGTTGGACATGATTATCAGGAAACCCACATTGAAGAACAACGAGGTTCTGTTAGGGTAAGCCAGCAGATTCATCAAGATGGTAAAAAACACCATGAACTTTGAAAGCCTGCAAACAAAGACATTGCTGTTGAACTTCTTAAAGGCGGCAATACCGAAAAGCATGACCGCCAAGGGCCCGCTACTCAGGAGTACAGCGAAGTAGCCGTAATCCACATCCTTCGACATCCAATCCGACGGGTGGTCCGCAAAGATAATCAAGGTGCCGACCTTCATGACGACGCCGGCCACACCAACCATGAAAAGAAGGAAGGAAACTAACGAAAATACAAGATGCACGTTCCAGTTGTATTCCTTTTGCGGAACCGGCTCGGCCAGGGTACAACAGAGTCTCTTGGTCCTTGCATACTGGGTAACCAGAAAACATCCCGAGCAAAAAGAAAGCAAGCCCAGGATCCACACCATCCAGGTCTTCGCATGGAAATCCGTCATTGCCGGATCAATGCGCAAAAAGGCAATTCCCAAGGTGAGGAACTGAGTAAAGCAATAGATGGAAATAGGGCTGAAAAAATCCCTCTTGAGCCATACCACCCGAATCAGGCAGTACATCGCGACAATAGCGCAAACTGTAGTTTCCGGATATAGCATTATCCAGGAAAACATAGGCTACCCTTTCTTCTTGGAGAAATGGCCCTTGAATTTAATCCACTGCACACCCACCTCGGAACCGCGGGCAACTTCTTCATCCAGGAAACCGAGGATGTTGCAAATGATGGTTGCCAAAATGAAGGAAACCATGCATGTGAACATCAAGGTCACGCCACGGAGCGGGAAAACCTTCTTGTCGTTTTCCCAAGGCGGTTCAAGAACATGGAGGTTGGTAAGCATCTTGGCTTCTTCCATGCGCATTTGTTCGCTCTGCTGACGAAGCAATTTGTACATCGCTTCCTGAACGCGAATCTCGCTTTCACGACGCACATATTCGGCGCCAAGTTCCGGAGACTTCTTCAAGGAGACGATACCCACATTCTTGTGCTTTCCATTTACAGCACCGTTCAAGGCAGCATTCACGCCCTGGTAGCGCTTGTTCAATTCTTCATAGCGTTTGCTGTTCTCTCCACGGTCTGCCTTTTCAAAAGCCATTTCCATGGCGATTTCTTCACGTCTGGATTGCAGGGTGGTCAAGTACTTGAGAGTAGATTCCAGCTGAACTTCCGGATCGTAGAAGTTGTTTTCCTCCTGGAACTTCACAAAGGAAGCCATCAAGGAATCCAGGGTGTGGAGGCAGGAGTCCAGGCGGGAATCCAGGTAGAGTCGGGACTGTCGAGCCTGGGCGGTCTTGAAGGCATTGAAGGCGGAATCGGCCTTTTCCAAGATAAAGGCGACCATCTTGGCGGCCAGCTTGTAGTCTTCATCTTCCACCGTAATGGAGAACATGTCCTCCTTGTTGGTTTCCATACCGAAGTTCTTACGGAACATCTTCAGCAAGTCGGCATGGAACTTTCCGTCGAACTCGTAATGCTCGGCAAGATTGAAGGTTTCGATGACCTGGTTATGAAGTTCCCAGGAATTCATGATGGTCCATACGGCATTGGCGTCGTCGTCGGCAGAACCCAAACCCAGGAGAGAAGAAACACCCCCCGAGGCGCCACCAAGCATGGAACTCAAGCCGCTAAGGGACGGCTGGGACGATGCCGGCGGAGTCACCACCGCAGTGGCGGCATACACAGGCTTTAATACCCACATCACCAGCACAAAGGCGACTAGCGTGGGCAAGATCAAAATAAGAAGCCACAGCTTGAAACGCTTCAAGCTGTTGTTCATCAGATGAAGAATGATCTCAATAAATCCGGCAGATTCCTGCTTTTCCATAGAGCTACTTAAAGTTAACGTAAACGATGAGGGCAGACGAAACAATCGTCAAAAGGGAGGCCAGGAACAACGTGACATCCTTAAAGGATTCGTAATGACTCCTGGGAATTTCAATGTAGTCACCGGGCAGGATCTGGTCCTGGGTAACATTCAAGGACAATGCATCCGGGGATTCGCCACGCCAAACCTTGATCTGATTCCAAGTACCAGTCATGGGGTTGATACCTGCGGCGGCGGCGTAATCCAAGGCGTGCCAAGTCGGATCGTAGGGGTAACGGCCAATGGCATTCACTGCACCACCGACATACACCAGCATTTCCTGCACAGAGAACTCAACTTCGGTATTGGGAAGAACAGTGGTTTCCTTCATCTCGGAAAGAGTAATCCAGCGGGGCGACTTGCCTGGTTCACGAACACAGGCGGCCTTGTAGCCAAAGCTATGAAGTCTTGAACCACCGGCAAGTTCGTAGTATTCCTGCAAAGTACGGCCTTCCTTGTAGGCGACGCTTGTCTTAAAGCCAGGGAAAATCATGGAGATGTTATCGCCCAGTCCTACATAGGGCACATAGATCTTGTCGCCCTGCTGCAACATGATGTCGTCTTCAAAATTACCGTTTGCAGACATGGCGCTATAGTTCACATGGATTGTATCCTTGCCACGAATGACCTGGATGTCTTCTGTGTTAGCACGAGCAACCGTGCCACCCATCTGACGCACAAAGTAACTGAGTCTCGTCTGGGCATCGACCATGTGTTGACCAATCTGTCCCACGGCACCCATTGCATTCACACGGAATTTCTTGAGGGCAGCCAGCTGGACGAAACACTGTTCTCGCTTATAGCGCTTGGAGGCAAGTTCAAGAATCAGTTCCCTTGCTTCTGCAAGAGTCTTGCCGCCAACATTCACCATGCCACATTCCTCAATGGCCACAGAACCATCGGGGTACACCTGAACGGTCAGGTAATTCTGTTCAAGCATGATATCAAGAAAATCACCCGGGCCCAGCACATAACTGGAGTCCACAGGCTCTTCCGCATACGTGGGAGTCATGGTCACGTTGCTGCGGTTTGCCAGCCCAGGGGTCTTCGTATTGGCCAGAGAGCCAAACGGAGAGTCTTCGGCAAGAACCAAGGAACACAGCACCAAAAGTACAGTTATAAAACGTCGCATCAAAAACCATCTATACAAAAACTTGTTTTATAAAAATACAAAAAAATGATTTGGAAAATCACGTAACTGCAATAAATTCAACGAATTACGGACTTTTGAGATTAATCGCACAAACGCGGAAAAATCAATCGGGGGTGCGCAGGATGATAATCATTTCCACGGTCTTTGCTTTTCTCGTAACAAAAAAAGCCCGGCCTTTGCTTTTTCTCGTAACAAAAAAGCCCGGCCTTTCGACCGAGCTTTTTAAAGCTTTCGCCTTGAGGTGCGCTATCGCTAGCGCCCATCAGATTAGTTCTTGCTTTCGCCTTCGACCATGTCGACAGCTTCCGGCTTTGCAGCGTCAGCAGTCTTCTTGGTCTTCACAACGATTTCGTCTTCGACGAGACCGATGAGAGCCATTTCGGCAGCGTCACCAGCGCGGTTCGGGCCGAGCTTCAGGATACGGGTATAACCACCGTTACGAGAAGCATAGCGAGGACCGATAGTGTTGAACAAATCCTGGAGAACCTTCGGGTCCATCACGAAGCGAGCTGCTTCACGACGTGCAGAAAGGTCACCCTTCTTTGCATAAGTAATCATGCGATCCACATAGCCGCGAACGAGCTTGGCCTTGTGGAGAGTGGTGCGCACATAACGGTTGCCCTGTTCGGCTTCCATGCCCTTACCGATGATGGAAGTGGCAAGAGCGCGGAGGATGGCACGCTTGTGCTGGGCGTTAACGCCGAGTTTCTTGTTTTTTACACCGTGTCTCATTGTTTAATCCTTCAAGTAGTCATCGACGTCCATGCCAAAGCTGAGGCCCATGGAGGTCAATACTTCGTTAAGTTCAACCAAGGACTTGCGACCGAAGTTCTTGTATTTGAGCATATCGCCTTCCTTGTTACGCACAAGTTCGCCAACGGTATGGATGTTTGCCATACGGAGGCAGTTGCTGGAGCGAACAGAGAGTTCCAGGTCGTCCACACGGGTGCGGAGGAGCTGGGCGATGCGCTGACGTTCTTCATCCATTTCAAGTTCTTCAGGAGATTCGAGATCGCCTTCGAAGTTGATGAAGATTTCCAGATGGTCCATGAGGAGCTTTGCAGCGTATGCAAGAGCGTCTTCAGGATCGATGGAACCGTCAGTAGTAATCTCAAGTTCCAAACGGTTGTAGTCCGTCTTTTGGCCAACGCGGGTATCGCTGATGTGCATAGCGACTTTCTGCACCGGGTTGAAGTTTGCGTCCATAGCAATGACTCCAATCGGAGCGTCCTTGTCCTTCAATTCGTCAGCAGTGACATAGCCACGGCCGCTGGAAATCTTGACTTCCAGAGACAAAGATGCGTTTCCGTTCAGAGTTGCAATATGAACGTCCGGTGTCAGAATTGCGACATTCGGATTTTCCATGAAGTCCTTAGCAGTGACTTCGCCGTCGCCGGACATGTCCAGGCGGAGGGTTTCGTCATGGTCGGACAGGAGCTTTACGCGGATGCTCTTAAGATTCAGGATAATGTCGGTGACATCTTCCTTGACACCCGGAACAGTAGAAAATTCCTTGTCAACGCCTTCAATTTTCACGGAGACAATAGCTGCGCCCTGCAGAGAGGAGAGGAGCGAGCGACGGAGTGCGTTACCGAGGGTGATACCCCAGCCACGTTCCAAGGCTTCTACGACAAACTTTGCGTAGCGGCCGTCTTCGCCGGTCTCAACTTTCTGGAAGCTGCGCGGCATCTGAAGTGATTTCCACATCATTGGCGATACCTCTTTTAATTAGACTCTTCTCTTCTTTTTAGGACGGCAACCATTGTGCGGAACGCCCGTCACGTCTCGAATAGAGAGAACTTCGAGGCCCGCATTCTTGATAGCACGGACAGCGGATTCACGACCACCACCTGCACCCTTGACGCGGACATCCACCTTGCGCATACCGAGGTCGAAAGCCTTGTGAGCAGCGACTTCTGCAGCGAGCTGGGCAGCAAACGGAGTGCTCTTACGAGAGCCCTTGAAACCGGAGTTACCGGGAGAGCCCCAAGCTACAACGTTACCGCGAGCATCGGTGATAGAAACGATTGTGTTATTGAAGGAAGCGAAAACGCAGGCAATGCCCTGAACGTCAATACGCTTCTTGCCCTTCTTGACCTTGACTTCTTCAGCAGCCGGAGCTTCGACAGCGGCAGCAGTTTCATTAATTACTTCTTCAGCCACGATAAGACTCCTTACTTCTTCTTGTTAGCCACAGTTTTCTTCGGGCCCTTACGAGTACGGGCATTGGTGCGGGAACGCTGACCGCGGACCGGGAGGCCCTTGCGGTGACGCAAACCACGATAGCAGCCAATATCCTGCAAACGCTTAATGTTCAAGGTAACTTCTGCGCGAAGCTGACCTTCCACAGAGTATTCATCTTCGAGGAGATGACGGATCTTACCCTGTTCTTCTTCAGTCAGGTCGTCACACTTCTTGTTCTTGTCAATGCCCAACTGAGCACAGACCTTATTAGCGGTGAACAGACCGACACCATAGATAGCCGTCAGACCGTATTCAACAGTCTTGTTTCTCGGCAAATCGACACCAGCGATACGTGCCATACGATCTCCTTATCCCTGCTTCTGCTTGTGACGGGGGTTCTTCGAACAGATGATGCGCAATACACCCTTACGACGGATGATCTTGCAGTTTTCACATCTGGGTTTGATGGAGGCTTTGATTTTCATAGGTTTGACCTTCTTTGAAAATACCTATTACTTGTAACGGTATGTGATTCTTCCACGATTGAGGTCGTAGGGAGAAATCTCAACCAACACTTTGTCGTCCGGCAAAATTCTAATGAAATGCCGACGCATCTTTCCTGAAACATGGGCCAGAATTTCGTGACCATTTCCGAGTTGAACGCGGAAGAAAGCGTTGGGGAGAGCCTCCAACACAACACCTTCTACTTGAATTCCTTCTTCTTTAGCCACTAGGATGCCATCCTGCCGCGAATGCGGCCACGTTTCAAGAAACCTTCATAATTCTTGGTATGCAATTGAGCTTCGAGCTGACGAAGTGTATCAAGTGCAACACCAACCACGATCAAGACCGAGGTGCCCCCAATATAGAAACTCATATTGAGTGCGTCTTTCAAATACCAGGGACCAACGCTAATAAAAGCGAGATAAAGGGCACCGGGCAGAGAAATTCTGGTCAAAACATGGTCAATGTATTCTGCTGTCTGCTTACCTGGGCGGACTCCCGGGATAAAAGCTCCAGATCTCTTCAGGTTTTCTGCAATATCATTCGGGTTGTACTGAATTGCAGTGTAGAAGAACGTGAAGAAAATGATCAAGAGAGCATCTATCACACTATAGGTCACATGACCGGGGATAAATGCAGCAGCAAAAGCCTGCATAGCGGACACGTTCGGGAACCAAGATGCAATCATTGCTGGAATGAACATGATGCAGCTGGCGAAAATTACAGGGATCACGTTAGCGGTATTCACCTTGAAGGGCAAATAGCTAGACTGACCACCTACAACCTTACTTCCGACGGTTCTACGAGGACTTTGGAGCGGAATGCGACGGTTCGCCTGCTCAACAAAAACGATAAAGCCAACAATCAGGACCACCATTGCCAGTATGAATACTTCAATGGCGAGGGGCTGAATGCCTTCTCTAAACATTTCTGTTTCGGCAAGGACGGCCCTTGGGAGACCGCCGACGATACCGGCGAAGATGATAAGAGAAATACCATTACCCACACCGTGCGAAGTAATCTGTTCGCCAAGGTACATCACGAAGACCGTACCAGCAGTGAAGGTCAGGGTAGCCAAAAGGCGGAAACCAAGGACACCGGCGCCAGTAGAGAAGTCGTCGACGAGGACGGAGACATTCGCACCAGTAGCCGTGGTTACCTTTAATGTGGAAAGCCAAACGGAAATACCCCATCCCTGCAAGAGGCAAAGAACCACTGTAAAGTAACGGGTATATTGGTTCAACTTAGCACGTCCTTCCTGGCCTTCCTTCTGCAAAGTCTGGATGGCAGGAATAACGGATCCCATCAACTGGATAATAATGCTTGCGCTAATGTAGGGCATGATACCCAAGGCAAACACGGTAGCCTTAGCAAAGGCACCACCAGTGAAGGAGTCGTACAAGCCGAACAAATTATTCGAGTTACGGAAGAATTCAGCAAGGATTGCAGAATTCACACCGGGGATGGTGATGTGAGCGCCAATACGATAAACGATCAAAAGACCAAGCGTAAAAAGCAACTTCTTACGCAGGTCTTCAATCTTGAAGGCATTGACAAACGCATCAATAGCTTTCTTGAGAGCTTCCATTAGATGATCTCGACTTTGCCGCCAGC encodes:
- the secY gene encoding preprotein translocase subunit SecY yields the protein MEALKKAIDAFVNAFKIEDLRKKLLFTLGLLIVYRIGAHITIPGVNSAILAEFFRNSNNLFGLYDSFTGGAFAKATVFALGIMPYISASIIIQLMGSVIPAIQTLQKEGQEGRAKLNQYTRYFTVVLCLLQGWGISVWLSTLKVTTATGANVSVLVDDFSTGAGVLGFRLLATLTFTAGTVFVMYLGEQITSHGVGNGISLIIFAGIVGGLPRAVLAETEMFREGIQPLAIEVFILAMVVLIVGFIVFVEQANRRIPLQSPRRTVGSKVVGGQSSYLPFKVNTANVIPVIFASCIMFIPAMIASWFPNVSAMQAFAAAFIPGHVTYSVIDALLIIFFTFFYTAIQYNPNDIAENLKRSGAFIPGVRPGKQTAEYIDHVLTRISLPGALYLAFISVGPWYLKDALNMSFYIGGTSVLIVVGVALDTLRQLEAQLHTKNYEGFLKRGRIRGRMAS
- a CDS encoding Wzz/FepE/Etk N-terminal domain-containing protein — protein: MEKQESAGFIEIILHLMNNSLKRFKLWLLILILPTLVAFVLVMWVLKPVYAATAVVTPPASSQPSLSGLSSMLGGASGGVSSLLGLGSADDDANAVWTIMNSWELHNQVIETFNLAEHYEFDGKFHADLLKMFRKNFGMETNKEDMFSITVEDEDYKLAAKMVAFILEKADSAFNAFKTAQARQSRLYLDSRLDSCLHTLDSLMASFVKFQEENNFYDPEVQLESTLKYLTTLQSRREEIAMEMAFEKADRGENSKRYEELNKRYQGVNAALNGAVNGKHKNVGIVSLKKSPELGAEYVRRESEIRVQEAMYKLLRQQSEQMRMEEAKMLTNLHVLEPPWENDKKVFPLRGVTLMFTCMVSFILATIICNILGFLDEEVARGSEVGVQWIKFKGHFSKKKG
- the rpmJ gene encoding 50S ribosomal protein L36, whose translation is MKIKASIKPRCENCKIIRRKGVLRIICSKNPRHKQKQG
- the infA gene encoding translation initiation factor IF-1 — translated: MAKEEGIQVEGVVLEALPNAFFRVQLGNGHEILAHVSGKMRRHFIRILPDDKVLVEISPYDLNRGRITYRYK
- the rpsM gene encoding 30S ribosomal protein S13, which encodes MARIAGVDLPRNKTVEYGLTAIYGVGLFTANKVCAQLGIDKNKKCDDLTEEEQGKIRHLLEDEYSVEGQLRAEVTLNIKRLQDIGCYRGLRHRKGLPVRGQRSRTNARTRKGPKKTVANKKK
- a CDS encoding DNA-directed RNA polymerase subunit alpha translates to MMWKSLQMPRSFQKVETGEDGRYAKFVVEALERGWGITLGNALRRSLLSSLQGAAIVSVKIEGVDKEFSTVPGVKEDVTDIILNLKSIRVKLLSDHDETLRLDMSGDGEVTAKDFMENPNVAILTPDVHIATLNGNASLSLEVKISSGRGYVTADELKDKDAPIGVIAMDANFNPVQKVAMHISDTRVGQKTDYNRLELEITTDGSIDPEDALAYAAKLLMDHLEIFINFEGDLESPEELEMDEERQRIAQLLRTRVDDLELSVRSSNCLRMANIHTVGELVRNKEGDMLKYKNFGRKSLVELNEVLTSMGLSFGMDVDDYLKD
- a CDS encoding oligosaccharide repeat unit polymerase — its product is MFSWIMLYPETTVCAIVAMYCLIRVVWLKRDFFSPISIYCFTQFLTLGIAFLRIDPAMTDFHAKTWMVWILGLLSFCSGCFLVTQYARTKRLCCTLAEPVPQKEYNWNVHLVFSLVSFLLFMVGVAGVVMKVGTLIIFADHPSDWMSKDVDYGYFAVLLSSGPLAVMLFGIAAFKKFNSNVFVCRLSKFMVFFTILMNLLAYPNRTSLFFNVGFLIIMSNYLFKRISPFVISFVLILAIGGFVGISSVRAQYGGSDVKGKAMDVVMKLPYMYVANNYWNLDYALNSPNDREIHPHTYGIDFFSGVFEFFRVSGSFKNSLRWDNAFNDRIQKVGGFNTVNYLWEVYKDLYLVGCFLFPFFCGIALTLLHLRLCGPYTPRQIALYTFFIYFVGWWFFTAGYKQGLYCIWGFYIFAATTICGGWKRKPAVASELPADAPVLEKVDGQLQAQQ
- a CDS encoding polysaccharide biosynthesis/export family protein; protein product: MRRFITVLLVLCSLVLAEDSPFGSLANTKTPGLANRSNVTMTPTYAEEPVDSSYVLGPGDFLDIMLEQNYLTVQVYPDGSVAIEECGMVNVGGKTLAEARELILELASKRYKREQCFVQLAALKKFRVNAMGAVGQIGQHMVDAQTRLSYFVRQMGGTVARANTEDIQVIRGKDTIHVNYSAMSANGNFEDDIMLQQGDKIYVPYVGLGDNISMIFPGFKTSVAYKEGRTLQEYYELAGGSRLHSFGYKAACVREPGKSPRWITLSEMKETTVLPNTEVEFSVQEMLVYVGGAVNAIGRYPYDPTWHALDYAAAAGINPMTGTWNQIKVWRGESPDALSLNVTQDQILPGDYIEIPRSHYESFKDVTLFLASLLTIVSSALIVYVNFK
- the rpsK gene encoding 30S ribosomal protein S11; amino-acid sequence: MDVQGIACVFASFNNTIVSITDARGNVVAWGSPGNSGFKGSRKSTPFAAQLAAEVAAHKAFDLGMRKVDVRVKGAGGGRESAVRAIKNAGLEVLSIRDVTGVPHNGCRPKKKRRV